The Huiozyma naganishii CBS 8797 chromosome 3, complete genome genome contains a region encoding:
- the FAB1 gene encoding 1-phosphatidylinositol-3-phosphate 5-kinase (similar to Saccharomyces cerevisiae FAB1 (YFR019W); ancestral locus Anc_1.360), producing MDKVVEPDEKPRISVPLIPAGLSNGAAVPTTSTTEDFVPRAVLPTTATIGTTSAATTPTIQLDENPLTASGVSLAPNFDASSKEGHQGQIPTILNEHTDFPDDHHQAHPVSPLIKQDSISFLPPANGVSPNVVHDKPRFNLASNAMNAQRSSIYASKSTVTAIPIRNPKSHRLVDEEEGRSSRSRSSSITTSLSKSFLFGFYHDKKKGGKQPSNYLISKEYWMKDESAKECFACGKAFNTFRRKHHCRICGQIFCHSCTLIIDGSKFGYMEKMRVCYHCFEHADTWQDSSDEEDTEDELDVHAHEHLNEDIGHTWEERTQDGNTNSLDDTHSILEQNDNHEIPNSILPADQFTSKSISNKSLFERTLIAKRQREFILLNKDDAQSIMTSGEDSKLFVSTPSPPPKMAIPATRQGESLEISFTANDLDRPRLKDGNIDSYSSHLSKPTQSNERYSIRDVDMIPANYLHRQNRHRKTTSSHSPAPDSNYQRRSMNSLKRSIFNYVGNKTQSSSERSRGLNDESASAIPLRKSTPLSAGQESGDSYMDQSDRVIGNFTNKNFKFQFNFSKENGHKKIERTSSLPKHPLDSSENEEVGNDQDSLEDEGTMSIYSSLNDASKSTNPIRSTRNSSKSFQRAQASLQRIKTRRKSRSKAGTSSLYKDITKLTHSTPNLLSVVTDNGDNSNDYTLSGIEPLTGDNVAVSDSPSSSKTNPVQKLTPDPHQSPTKNLTMKYSTTQFGSDQWRRLSSTFSTRQLRTESFNNGKKNELSDVAILHLEALLHQVLDDQNIGAMEAWTHFLKTITLARLQNIELSARDSNTLDYRQKYVKIKRIPGGRVEQSEYIHGIVFSKALPSKSMPRHIDNPRILLVMFPLEYEKNGKHFLSIESVFAQEKEYLNKLISRLTSLNPDIVYVGANVSGYALELLINANIVVQYNLKPQVIERIARLTEADIVVSIDNLTANVKMGECESFSVKTFVYGNLSKTFTYLRGCDPKLGGSILLRGDTAENLEKIKHVTEFIVYVVFSLKLESSFFNDNFIQISMPFYLERQANMAQLQCTGYFSDFLEKFNNRILTVSPTVEFQIPFLLKKARELEEIILRNEEQNKTLKDEDISIDNLEVKDLHIESTITFKDMKYITKFIRQRNIEELRKEFIRRSRQWEVLYASTHNMLGTGSHQSINVLYSMVSTKTATPCIGPQVVAIDYFWDTDISIGQLIENIVSAAWYPCHQGCKGNLFDHYRSYVHGSGKVDILTEKFQTKLPKLKNIILTWSYCKQCGTSTPILQISEKTWNYSFGKYLEIMFWSKQGSLSDIGNCVHDFTKDHVKYFGYNDLVIRMEYSELEVHELMTPPTKLKWQPSVDIKFKVENYYGILDKINRFYDSIVDRLDRVKIDSIITAKQLSAKIKIDQLKELVYTEKRALCTELEKVYQDYPGDQHLQMNVVIRKVYDKAVSWDSEFDTFERQYLPSETDITRITSSQLRKLFKDTDKEQEKKVHSLDREKLSKSNDVSGIDSNNGSGSKHQDDGSRQCSIRKDGSLQKLELASSLKSSNSLAASKLSTFKVPTKENIPHQDTTVNQNEGDNASGIRTVIHPRNTQLDSRRSSSDHDSTLTVGRGQRDSRVSQLANFFDKIHFDAISKEFELQREFERLRLNKGNVQSYKVQTSTPIVEIYRDVKDAVDEPLHDPAKQAKNPRESTRTLDEFELGKFNDQKLKSGEERQIGTGFMNPEEFIDRRRNGNNKSSIGKEVNKNLESELENSINSWGERVLNSHRQGEEDNDLKIDSKSNRSASSGTLKKQQLSKPTKAIDKDEDDTQPDKSLLMKALANFWADRSGYLWKPLVYPTLPSEHVFADNDVIIRDDEPSSLIAFCLNMPDYKQKMVDMGSIIAQSMNSSTRRNPSQSVSGGDQETNTTLETDGGLPGSLPNPVLPRDQTQSTLPISLDTPEVLEATMTKKTAVHLRYQFQDNMTVMSCKIFFTEHFEAFRKVCNAGDKYVQSLSRCVKWDSSGGKSGSSFLKTLDDRFVIKELSHSELDAFIKFAPSYFEYMTQVMFHELPTALAKVFGFYQIQIKNPNTAKSFKLDVIIMENLFYNKKPTRIFDLKGSMRNRHVEQTGKKNEVLLDENMVEYIYESPIHVREYDKKLLRASLWNDTLFLAKMNVMDYSLVVGIDNENFLLTVGIIDFIRTFTWDKKLESWVKEKGLVGGGGNGGVIKQPTVVTPRQYKNRFREAMERYILMVPDPWYQENT from the coding sequence ATGGACAAAGTCGTCGAACCTGATGAAAAACCAAGGATTTCTGTGCCGTTGATACCAGCTGGACTGAGTAACGGTGCTGCGGTTCCAACAACTTCTACCACTGAAGACTTTGTACCGAGAGCAGTGTTACccaccacagcaacaatcGGCACAActtcagcagcaaccacaCCGACGATACAACTCGATGAAAATCCATTAACTGCTTCCGGTGTCTCTTTGGCTCCGAATTTTGACgcatcttcaaaagaggGTCACCAGGGCCAGATTCCTACGATTCTCAATGAACACACTGACTTTCCCGATGACCATCATCAAGCACACCCAGTCTCACCTCTTATAAAGCAAGACTCTATATCTTTTTTACCACCAGCTAATGGAGTGTCTCCCAACGTGGTGCACGATAAACCACGATTCAACTTAGCCAGTAACGCAATGAACGCACAAAGGTCAAGTATCTACGCATCTAAATCTACAGTGACGGCAATTCCGATTCGGAATCCGAAAAGCCACAGATTAGtggatgaagaagaaggaaggTCTTCCAGGAGCCGATCCTCCTCAATTACGACCTCACTCTCCAAGAGCTTTCTGTTTGGGTTCTACCATGATAAAAAGAAGGGAGGGAAGCAACCATCCAATTATTTGATTTCCAAAGAGTATTGGATGAAAGATGAGAGTGCAAAGGAATGTTTTGCCTGCGGGAAAGCGTTCAACACATTTAGAAGGAAACATCACTGTAGAATATGTGGGCAGATCTTTTGTCATTCATGCACTTTGATCATCGACGGTTCCAAATTTGGTTACATGGAAAAGATGAGAGTATGCTACCATTGTTTTGAACACGCTGATACCTGGCAGGACTCCAGTGATGAGGAGGACACTGAAGATGAATTAGACGTTCATGCGCACGAACATTTAAATGAAGATATTGGCCATACGTGGGAAGAGCGAACTCAAGACGGCAATACCAATTCATTGGACGACACACATAGCATTTTAGAACAAAATGATAACCATGAAATACCAAATTCGATTCTGCCCGCTGATCAATTTACTTCGAAGTCTATTTCTAATAAATCTCTTTTTGAAAGGACTTTGATCGCGAAAAGGCAAAGAGAGTTCATTCTACTGAATAAAGATGATGCGCAAAGCATTATGACGTCGGGTGAAGACTCAAAATTATTTGTCTCCACAccgtcaccaccaccaaaaATGGCAATTCCTGCAACCAGACAGGGTGAATCCCTTGAAATTTCTTTTACAGCCAACGATCTCGATAGGCCCCGCTTAAAGGACGGTAATATTGATTCTTATTCCTCTCACCTTTCAAAACCAACTCAAAGTAATGAAAGATATAGCATTAGAGATGTCGATATGATCCCAGCTAACTACCTGCACCGTCAAAATCGCCATCGCAAGACGACATCCTCCCACTCTCCGGCACCAGATTCCAAttatcaaagaagaagcatGAATTCATTGAAAAGATCTATATTTAACTATGTCGGCAACAAAACCCAAAGTTCTTCAGAAAGGTCACGTGGACTGAATGATGAGTCTGCATCGGCTATTCCCCTCCGAAAGTCAACTCCCCTTTCAGCAGGTCAAGAAAGTGGCGATTCTTATATGGATCAGTCCGATCGTGTTATAGGAAACTTTACTAACAAAAACTTCAAGTTTCAGTTCAACTTTTCTAAAGAAAATGGgcacaaaaaaatagaacGCACTAGTTCTCTTCCTAAACACCCACTAGATAGTTCAGAAAATGAGGAAGTGGGTAACGATCAGGACAGCCTGGAAGACGAAGGAACCATGTCGATATACTCTTCTTTAAACGACGCTTCGAAGTCTACAAACCCCATAAGATCGACGAGGAActcttccaaatcgttCCAACGAGCCCAGGCATCCCTACAGCGCATCAAAACAAGGCGTAAGAGTAGAAGTAAGGCAGGAACAAGCTCCTTGTACAAAGATATAACCAAATTGACCCATAGTACTCCAAATCTTTTGTCTGTTGTTACCGATAATGGCGACAATTCCAATGACTATACCCTTAGCGGTATCGAGCCATTGACAGGGGATAATGTTGCCGTTTCCGATAGTCCTTCTTCTAGTAAAACCAATCCCGTACAAAAACTCACCCCCGATCCTCATCAGTCACCAACGAAAAATTTGACAATGAAATACTCAACTACCCAATTTGGGTCGGACCAGTGGAGAAGACTGTCGAGCACCTTCAGTACGAGACAGCTGCGTACAGAAAGTTTTAATAATGGTAAGAAGAACGAATTAAGTGACGTGGCTATATTACATTTGGAAGCTCTTCTACATCAAGTTCTAGATGATCAAAATATTGGTGCTATGGAAGCATGGACCCACTTCTTGAAAACTATAACCCTGGCTAGATTACAGAATATTGAATTAAGTGCCAGGGATTCAAACACGCTGGACTATAGACAGAAATATGTTAAAATCAAGAGGATCCCTGGTGGTCGAGTTGAGCAGTCTGAATATATTCACGGTATAGTTTTCTCAAAGGCTCTCCCGAGCAAGAGTATGCCCAGACATATTGACAATCCGCGAATTTTACTCGTTATGTTCCCTTTAGAATACGAAAAGAACGGTAAGCACTTTTTAAGTATAGAAAGTGTTTTTgctcaagaaaaagaatatcTGAACAAGTTAATATCGAGATTGACTTCGCTCAACCCAGATATTGTTTACGTGGGCGCAAATGTTAGTGGTTATGCTCTGGAACTGTTGATTAATGCTAACATTGTAGTACAGTATAACCTGAAACCACAAGTTATTGAAAGAATTGCTAGGCTCACTGAGGCAGATATTGTGGTGTCCATCGATAATTTAACTGCAAATGTAAAAATGGGAGAATGTGAGTCCTTTTCTGTCAAAACATTTGTATATGGGAACCTTAGCAAAACATTCACTTACCTACGTGGCTGCGATCCAAAACTAGGTGGGAGTATCTTGCTTCGTGGGGACACAGCTGAAAATCTGGAAAAGATTAAGCACGTAACGGAATTTATTGTCTACGTTGTGTTTTCGCTTAAATTAGAAAGTTCATTTTTTAACGATAACTTCATTCAAATCTCCATGCCATTTTATTTAGAAAGGCAAGCGAACATGGCACAGTTGCAATGCACGGGGTACTTCTCAgactttttggaaaaattcaacaacagaatTTTAACTGTCTCTCCGACCGTTGAGTTCCAAATACCAttccttttgaaaaaaGCCAGAGAATTGGAAGAGATAATACTTCGCAACgaagaacaaaataagACGCTGAAAGATGAGGATATATCAATTGATAATCTGGAGGTAAAAGATCTGCATATCGAGTCGACAATtactttcaaagatatgAAGTACATTACGAAATTCATTCGCCAAAGGAATATAGAGGAGTTGAGAAAGGAATTTATTAGAAGGAGTAGGCAATGGGAGGTGCTTTACGCCTCAACCCATAATATGCTCGGAACAGGCTCTCATCAGTCTATCAATGTGCTATATTCAATGGTGTCTACCAAAACTGCGACGCCTTGTATCGGACCTCAAGTTGTAGCAATTGACTACTTCTGGGATACTGATATTTCGATTGGCCAACTAATAGAAAATATTGTCTCAGCCGCTTGGTATCCTTGTCATCAAGGGTGTAAAGGAAATTTGTTTGATCACTATCGGAGTTACGTACACGGCTCTGGTAAAGTAGACATTTTGACTGAAAAATTCCAGACAAAGCTCCCAAAACTTAAAAACATAATTTTAACATGGAGTTATTGCAAACAATGTGGTACATCTACTCCTATTCTCCAAATAAGTGAGAAAACTTGGAACTACTCCTTTGGGAAGTACCTAGAAATCATGTTCTGGAGCAAGCAAGGAAGCCTTTCTGATATTGGTAACTGTGTGCACGACTTTACAAAAGATCATGTGAAGTATTTCGGATACAACGACTTGGTAATCAGAATGGAATATTCTGAGTTGGAAGTTCATGAGTTGATGACACCCCCAACTAAATTGAAATGGCAACCTAGTGTTGACATTAAATTCAAAGTTGAAAACTACTATGGAATTCTAGACAAAATTAACAGGTTCTATGATAGTATTGTTGATCGGTTAGACCGTGTTAAGATTGATAGCATAATCACCGCAAAACAGCTATCAGCTAAAATTAAAATTGATCAACTGAAAGAGCTGGTGTACACAGAGAAAAGAGCTTTATGCACTGAGCTGGAAAAAGTATATCAGGACTATCCCGGCGATCAGCACTTGCAAATGAACGTCGTTATTAGAAAGGTATATGATAAAGCAGTGAGCTGGGATTCGGAATTTGATACCTTTGAGAGACAATACTTACCCTCAGAGACAGATATTACACGAATCACTTCAAGTCAATTAAGAAAATTATTCAAGGATACGGACAAAGAACAGGAGAAAAAGGTTCACTCCTTGGATAGAGAAAAGTTGTCAAAGTCAAACGATGTTTCTGGAATAGACAGTAACAATGGCTCTGGGTCCAAACACCAGGATGATGGTTCTCGTCAGTGCTCAATACGAAAAGATGGctctcttcaaaaacttgaatTAGCATCTTCCCTAAAATCTTCGAATTCTTTGGCTGCATCAAAGCTTTCAACATTCAAGGTCCCTACCAAAGAGAACATACCTCATCAAGATACTACCGTTAATCAAAACGAAGGAGACAATGCGTCTGGCATCCGAACGGTTATACACCCACGCAACACTCAACTAGATTCGAGGCGATCAAGTTCTGACCATGACTCCACATTGACGGTTGGAAGAGGTCAACGTGACTCGAGAGTTTCTCAACTTGCTAACTTTTTCGATAAAATACACTTTGACGCTATAtccaaagaatttgaaTTGCAAAGAGAGTTTGAAAGGCTACGTCTGAACAAGGGAAACGTTCAGAGTTACAAAGTTCAAACGTCAACACCGATTGTAGAAATTTATAGAGATGTTAAAGATGCGGTAGACGAACCTCTCCATGATCCTGCAAAACAGGCCAAAAATCCTAGGGAATCTACTAGAACCTTGGACGAATTTGAGTTGGGTAAATTTAATGATCAAAAGCTAAAATCTGGCGAAGAAAGACAAATTGGTACTGGTTTCATGAATCCAGAAGAGTTTATTGACAGAAGAAGGAATGGAAACAATAAATCTTCTATTGGTAAGGAGGTTAATAAAAACTTAGAAAGCGAACTAGAAAATTCTATAAACAGCTGGGGTGAAAGGGTTTTAAATAGTCACCGGCAGGGCGAAGAAGATAATGATCTGAAAATTGACTCTAAAAGTAATAGATCTGCAAGTTCTGGCACGTTGAAAAAGCAGCAACTAAGTAAGCCGACAAAGGCTATTGATaaggatgaagatgacaCACAACCTGATAAATCATTGCTGATGAAGGCATTGGCTAATTTTTGGGCGGACAGGTCAGGATATCTTTGGAAACCTTTGGTATATCCAACACTACCATCAGAACATGTATTTGCTGACAACGATGTTATCATTAGGGATGATGAACCGAGCTCTTTGATTGCATTTTGTTTAAATATGCCGGATTATAAGCAAAAAATGGTTGATATGGGATCAATAATAGCCCAAAGTATGAACTCTTCTACTCGCAGAAACCCTTCGCAATCGGTCTCAGGGGGTGACCAGGAAACAAACACTACATTAGAGACTGATGGGGGGTTGCCAGGCTCATTGCCAAACCCAGTATTACCCAGAGATCAAACGCAATCCACATTACCAATATCTCTTGACACGCCAGAGGTGCTTGAAGCCACCATGACGAAGAAAACCGCTGTCCACTTACGATACCAATTTCAGGATAATATGACTGTGATGTCAtgcaaaattttttttaccgAGCATTTTGAAGCATTCAGAAAAGTGTGCAATGCTGGTGATAAATACGTCCAAAGTTTATCGAGATGCGTTAAATGGGACTCGTCTGGGGGTAAAAGTGGTAGCAGTTTCCTGAAAACCTTGGACGATAGATTTGTTATTAAGGAGTTGTCACATTCTGAGTTAGATGCCTTTATCAAGTTTGCGCCTTCTTACTTCGAATATATGACACAGGTCATGTTTCATGAATTACCTACTGCGTTGGCTAAAGTTTTCGGTTTTTATCAAATTCAGATTAAAAATCCGAACACGGCTAAAAGTTTTAAGCTTGACGTGATTATCATGGAAAATTTATTCTACAATAAGAAACCTACCAGAATTTTCGATTTGAAGGGATCCATGCGAAACAGGCATGTTGAGCAAACAGGTAAAAAGAATGAAGTCCTACTTGATGAAAACATGGTCGAGTATATTTATGAATCACCGATCCATGTAAGAGAGTATGATAAGAAGTTGCTGCGGGCGTCTTTATGGAACGACACATTATTTTTGGCCAAAATGAACGTTATGGATTACTCTCTTGTCGTGGGCATAGATAATGAAAATTTCTTATTGACGGTGGGGATCATTGATTTTATTCGAACATTCACATGGGATAAGAAACTTGAGAGTTGGGTCAAGGAAAAAGGTCTGGTTGGTGGTGGAGGTAACGGCGGAGTTATTAAACAACCCACAGTGGTTACTCCAAGACAGTATAAAAATAGGTTCAGAGAGGCGATGGAAAGATACATATTGATGGTTCCTGACCCATGGTATCAAGAAAATACGTAG